A DNA window from Maribellus comscasis contains the following coding sequences:
- a CDS encoding AlbA family DNA-binding domain-containing protein, producing MKVRLKKYKFIKNQEILIHAFVGLLVGYFILHPTSMVIYWFENNLNGVSFSALWSVFWNQFVESFSFSMMPMSVAFSVLGLLIGLASGMYNRSIKEKQDKLLTKRQLLKQSIPSLIADGENDFVDFKASLRHDYRQVKTDKNLENEVLKSIAGFLNAKGGTLILGVDNYGSILGLENDYYSLKKKNKDGFQQRLILLVSNEFGKDISTKIHFSFHEIEGKEICALLVEPSHRPVYLNDGGNTIFYLRTGNITHPLTTSETVEYLQSREIT from the coding sequence ATGAAAGTGCGATTAAAAAAATACAAGTTTATAAAGAACCAGGAAATACTGATTCATGCTTTTGTGGGGCTGTTAGTAGGGTATTTTATTTTACACCCAACAAGTATGGTCATTTACTGGTTCGAAAATAATTTAAACGGGGTTAGCTTTTCTGCTTTATGGTCGGTTTTTTGGAATCAGTTCGTTGAATCCTTTAGTTTTAGTATGATGCCCATGTCGGTTGCTTTTTCCGTTCTTGGATTATTGATTGGCCTGGCTTCAGGAATGTACAACCGCTCTATAAAAGAAAAGCAGGACAAATTATTGACAAAAAGGCAATTGTTAAAACAAAGCATCCCATCGTTAATTGCTGATGGCGAAAATGATTTTGTTGATTTTAAAGCTTCTTTGCGTCACGATTACAGGCAGGTGAAAACCGATAAAAACCTGGAAAACGAAGTGCTGAAATCAATTGCCGGTTTTTTGAATGCTAAAGGCGGAACTTTAATATTAGGTGTTGACAATTACGGTAGTATCCTGGGATTGGAGAACGATTACTATTCGCTAAAGAAAAAAAACAAAGATGGATTTCAACAGCGGTTAATACTATTGGTATCCAATGAATTTGGTAAAGATATTAGCACAAAAATCCATTTCTCATTTCATGAAATAGAGGGAAAAGAAATATGTGCCTTGTTGGTTGAACCGTCCCATCGGCCGGTTTATCTAAACGATGGGGGTAATACCATTTTCTACCTTCGCACCGGAAATATCACCCATCCCCTTACTACCAGCGAAACGGTAGAATACCTGCAGTCGCGGGAAATAACTTAA
- a CDS encoding LDCC motif putative metal-binding protein — MEDYLQYKSFHIQESISKEKIKELMTKFNSTPGINKIDCASQSVSVVYNPYEISEKEILKSLSVLGLTISIDDKKSFKNRLKKMAEENKKDFGGKRLDCCDLIT; from the coding sequence ATGGAAGATTATCTGCAATATAAAAGTTTCCACATTCAAGAAAGTATATCGAAAGAAAAAATAAAAGAATTAATGACAAAGTTTAATTCCACACCGGGAATTAACAAAATTGATTGTGCAAGCCAATCGGTTTCTGTCGTCTATAATCCATACGAAATTAGTGAAAAAGAAATTTTGAAAAGTTTATCTGTTCTTGGGTTAACCATTTCAATTGATGACAAAAAATCGTTTAAAAACAGGCTAAAGAAGATGGCGGAAGAAAATAAGAAAGATTTTGGCGGGAAACGATTGGATTGCTGTGATTTAATCACCTAA
- a CDS encoding heavy-metal-associated domain-containing protein, with product MKKKVFLSMIAVAVLSITAFGNSKTEKIEKFKVKGTCSTCETRIEKAAKGVAGVTFAEWSEETQMIAVSFDDSKTDVHKIHMAIAKSGHDTEMHKAKDEDYNRLNACCKYDRTGLNIEMGGHEGHNH from the coding sequence ATGAAGAAAAAAGTATTCTTATCAATGATTGCCGTTGCAGTGTTAAGCATAACGGCATTCGGGAATTCCAAAACCGAAAAAATTGAAAAGTTTAAAGTGAAGGGCACTTGCAGCACGTGCGAAACCCGTATTGAAAAAGCAGCTAAAGGTGTTGCAGGGGTGACATTTGCCGAATGGAGCGAAGAAACCCAAATGATAGCTGTTTCATTCGACGATTCAAAAACGGATGTCCACAAGATACACATGGCCATTGCAAAATCCGGTCACGATACAGAAATGCACAAGGCAAAAGATGAGGATTATAACAGGTTGAATGCTTGTTGCAAGTATGATAGAACAGGGCTCAATATAGAGATGGGTGGCCACGAGGGGCACAATCATTAA
- a CDS encoding P-II family nitrogen regulator, with the protein MKLIKAYIRYRKLEEVYNGLNDAGFCCMTFAECEGTGQYSDHEKEHISYKYPFADAYRVIKLEILVAEEHVNPVVEIIRKNGRTGYRGDGMIVISPVDEVYKVRTDEKGILAV; encoded by the coding sequence ATGAAACTTATAAAAGCTTATATCAGGTATCGTAAACTGGAAGAAGTTTACAATGGTTTAAACGATGCAGGTTTTTGCTGCATGACCTTTGCCGAGTGTGAGGGTACAGGTCAGTATTCCGACCACGAAAAGGAACACATTAGTTACAAATACCCTTTTGCCGATGCTTACCGTGTAATTAAACTGGAAATTTTGGTGGCAGAAGAACATGTGAATCCGGTTGTGGAAATTATTCGCAAGAACGGGCGGACAGGCTACCGTGGCGATGGGATGATTGTCATTTCACCGGTTGACGAGGTTTACAAAGTGAGAACCGATGAAAAAGGGATTCTGGCAGTTTAA
- a CDS encoding NAD(P)/FAD-dependent oxidoreductase has product MNCLDRGLICAAETELPRVVIVGGGFAGLNLIKGLKNLPVQVVLIDKNNFHQFLPLLYQVATSGIEPDNIAFPYRKLFEKYRNVVFRMAEVTHINTTHNKLSTNIGVIHYDYLVLACGSKTNFLGNTDFENFGSGLNSVTDALDIRSRLLQNLEKAAVTCIEHEKRELSSVAIVGGGATGVEIAGALAEFKRYILPKDYPELNSVEMKIYLIEATGRLLQAMPEKLSEKTLHYLSRMNVDVLLNTSVNSYDGKKVVLAGEKSFSAATFIWTAGVKGDIVKGLPRESISRQNRILTDDFGRILTLNNVFAIGDNALIKTHTNPHGHPMIAQPAIQQGKLLAKNLMKLIQNESMVPFEYQDKGTMATIGRKKAVASIKKLKFGGFFAWLIWSFIHLVSLIGFRNKIMVTINWLWSYFTYEKGNRVIIRRYEEVKKSE; this is encoded by the coding sequence ATGAACTGTCTGGACAGAGGGCTAATTTGTGCCGCTGAAACAGAGCTTCCCAGAGTAGTTATTGTGGGGGGTGGCTTTGCAGGTTTAAACCTGATAAAAGGTTTAAAAAATTTGCCAGTGCAGGTGGTACTGATAGATAAAAACAATTTTCATCAGTTCCTCCCGCTGCTATATCAGGTAGCAACCAGCGGAATAGAACCTGACAATATTGCATTCCCATATCGTAAACTATTTGAAAAATACCGGAATGTTGTTTTCAGAATGGCCGAAGTAACACATATCAATACGACTCATAATAAATTGAGTACAAACATCGGTGTTATCCATTATGATTATCTGGTGTTGGCTTGTGGGAGCAAAACAAATTTCCTTGGCAATACAGACTTTGAAAATTTTGGCTCAGGACTCAATTCTGTAACCGATGCCCTTGACATTAGAAGCAGGCTCCTGCAAAATTTGGAAAAAGCAGCCGTTACTTGCATTGAACATGAAAAAAGGGAACTGAGTAGTGTTGCTATCGTTGGCGGAGGCGCCACCGGTGTAGAAATCGCTGGCGCCCTCGCTGAGTTTAAAAGATATATTTTACCAAAAGACTATCCGGAATTAAATAGTGTTGAAATGAAAATTTACCTCATAGAAGCTACCGGAAGGCTTTTGCAGGCGATGCCGGAAAAACTCTCCGAAAAAACATTGCACTATTTATCCCGGATGAATGTCGATGTTTTGTTGAATACATCCGTGAATTCCTACGATGGAAAAAAGGTTGTTCTTGCCGGTGAAAAGAGTTTTAGTGCAGCTACTTTTATTTGGACTGCTGGTGTAAAAGGGGATATTGTTAAAGGGCTTCCACGTGAAAGCATAAGCAGGCAAAACCGAATTTTGACAGATGATTTTGGCCGGATATTGACACTTAACAATGTATTTGCAATTGGCGATAATGCGCTTATTAAAACACACACAAATCCACATGGTCATCCAATGATTGCCCAACCAGCTATTCAACAGGGTAAATTATTGGCAAAAAATCTGATGAAACTGATTCAAAATGAATCTATGGTTCCTTTTGAATATCAGGACAAAGGCACAATGGCAACCATTGGCCGAAAAAAGGCTGTCGCCTCGATAAAAAAGCTGAAGTTCGGTGGCTTTTTTGCCTGGCTAATTTGGTCGTTCATCCATCTCGTGTCCCTAATCGGTTTTCGAAACAAAATAATGGTCACCATCAACTGGTTATGGAGTTATTTTACTTATGAGAAAGGAAACAGGGTAATTATCAGAAGATATGAAGAAGTGAAAAAGTCAGAGTAG
- a CDS encoding class I SAM-dependent methyltransferase, producing the protein MDKQKITEIYRKRAPSYNSAVQFFNLIGWRVNHYRVDAIEALNLKQGDSVIDLCCGTGLNFPHLYNSVGPEGKIIGVDLSDEMLEEAGKLVKGKGWKNFTLVQSDAAEYRFPKNINGIVTSYAITLIPEYDAIISNGSKALAKGGRFVVLDFKKPDSWPEWFAKLMVRFFIKPYGGTYDLKDRHAWESLEKHLKLNEFREYYFGSTYIATGEKEK; encoded by the coding sequence ATGGACAAGCAAAAAATTACAGAAATATATCGTAAAAGGGCACCTTCTTATAATTCCGCTGTTCAATTTTTCAACCTCATCGGATGGAGGGTGAATCATTACCGGGTTGATGCTATTGAAGCGCTAAATTTGAAGCAAGGAGATAGCGTGATTGATTTATGCTGTGGTACAGGTTTGAATTTTCCGCACCTGTATAACTCGGTTGGCCCGGAAGGCAAAATAATCGGTGTCGATTTGTCCGATGAAATGTTAGAGGAAGCTGGGAAACTGGTTAAAGGGAAAGGTTGGAAAAATTTCACGTTGGTACAAAGCGATGCTGCGGAATACAGGTTCCCGAAAAATATTAACGGGATAGTTACTTCGTATGCTATTACTCTAATCCCTGAATATGATGCTATAATTAGCAATGGCTCAAAAGCTCTCGCTAAAGGCGGGAGGTTTGTTGTTCTTGATTTCAAAAAACCGGATAGCTGGCCAGAATGGTTTGCAAAGTTAATGGTTAGATTTTTCATAAAACCATACGGCGGAACATACGATTTAAAAGACCGCCATGCATGGGAATCGTTGGAAAAACATCTCAAATTAAATGAGTTCCGGGAATATTATTTTGGCTCAACATACATTGCTACGGGAGAAAAAGAAAAGTAG
- a CDS encoding site-2 protease family protein: protein MHKKWSLHIGKIFGIKVLIHWTFLILIGWIFLMHFRMGHGFSEGFSGMLFILAIFACVVLHEFGHSLTAMRFGVQTQDITVYPIGGIASLESMPTKPAQELQVAIAGPAVNLIIAGILWIHLKSTGQTFDLEAMQNIRLTGTAFAANLMYANIILAAFNLIPAFPMDGGRVLRSLLAMKIEPVKATSFAAKTGQVLAIVFVFFGFFFNFWLVFIGLFIFLGAGAESKAEKIKHALEGVRVMHVMKSSYAILNSDTTLKTAADHFINSSEKSFLVMEKNNVTGILNDKDIVEGLHKGKVNQKISDFMQKDFYWLEEEEALSDKFFLLQQNRQSLFPVRKNGKLTGIVGIKDIHKWIQSNAFMFNH, encoded by the coding sequence ATGCATAAAAAATGGTCACTTCATATTGGTAAAATATTCGGGATAAAAGTTCTTATCCATTGGACGTTCTTAATCCTTATCGGCTGGATTTTCCTGATGCATTTCCGCATGGGGCACGGTTTCAGCGAAGGTTTTTCGGGCATGTTGTTTATACTGGCCATTTTTGCCTGTGTGGTACTACATGAGTTTGGGCATTCCCTCACCGCAATGCGGTTTGGTGTCCAAACACAAGATATAACCGTTTACCCCATCGGTGGCATTGCCAGCCTCGAATCCATGCCCACGAAACCAGCACAGGAACTTCAGGTAGCGATTGCAGGCCCGGCAGTAAATTTAATCATCGCCGGAATATTATGGATACACTTAAAAAGCACAGGGCAAACCTTTGATTTGGAAGCGATGCAGAACATCAGGCTAACAGGGACAGCTTTCGCGGCCAACCTGATGTATGCCAATATTATTCTGGCGGCTTTTAACCTGATACCTGCATTCCCGATGGATGGTGGCCGGGTTTTACGCTCGTTGCTGGCCATGAAAATAGAACCGGTAAAAGCTACCTCTTTTGCCGCGAAAACAGGCCAGGTACTGGCTATTGTTTTTGTTTTCTTTGGGTTCTTCTTTAATTTCTGGTTGGTGTTTATCGGGCTGTTTATCTTTCTTGGGGCCGGTGCAGAATCTAAAGCCGAAAAGATAAAACATGCCCTGGAAGGTGTCCGGGTAATGCATGTGATGAAATCGAGTTATGCCATCCTGAATTCGGATACAACCCTGAAAACAGCAGCCGACCATTTTATCAATTCATCTGAAAAATCATTTCTGGTGATGGAAAAAAACAATGTAACGGGTATACTCAATGATAAAGACATTGTGGAAGGCTTACATAAAGGAAAAGTAAATCAAAAAATCAGCGATTTTATGCAGAAAGATTTTTACTGGCTCGAAGAAGAGGAAGCCCTGTCCGACAAGTTTTTTCTGCTGCAACAGAACAGACAATCCCTGTTTCCTGTCAGGAAAAACGGCAAACTGACAGGGATTGTTGGTATAAAAGATATCCACAAGTGGATACAATCAAATGCGTTTATGTTTAATCATTAA
- a CDS encoding DUF3347 domain-containing protein, whose amino-acid sequence MKTKKSILISVITSFIIALILTSCGGGNNKEKKESPRLMPSEHGSMSDRTEQGVSTGVEHEQHNNLAENFAHKNIVILDEVYPVNKQTQAELEEVIDAYLLMKNALVNGDVAATNKAINLMLDKIKVVKPEKLDGEGLDAWKDHIGLYTDKLQEMQHVNGLEEKRSYFSHLSEIMYCTIKSFGLKEGNLFAVYCPMAFDGKGAYWIAESKTIQNPYFGDKMPTCGEIKEEL is encoded by the coding sequence ATGAAAACAAAAAAAAGTATTCTAATATCGGTTATTACTTCCTTCATTATTGCATTGATTCTAACTTCATGCGGAGGAGGCAATAATAAAGAAAAAAAGGAATCACCAAGGCTCATGCCATCCGAACATGGTTCAATGTCGGATAGGACTGAGCAGGGCGTTTCAACCGGGGTAGAACACGAACAACACAATAATCTTGCTGAAAATTTTGCGCATAAGAATATTGTGATACTCGATGAGGTTTACCCGGTAAACAAGCAAACACAGGCAGAACTGGAAGAAGTAATTGATGCCTACCTGCTTATGAAAAATGCGCTGGTGAACGGTGATGTGGCTGCAACAAACAAGGCAATCAATTTAATGCTCGACAAGATTAAAGTAGTTAAACCTGAAAAACTGGATGGTGAAGGGCTGGATGCCTGGAAAGACCATATCGGTTTATATACAGACAAACTACAGGAAATGCAACATGTAAACGGTCTGGAAGAGAAACGTTCCTATTTCAGCCACCTCTCCGAAATTATGTACTGCACCATTAAAAGCTTCGGGTTAAAAGAAGGTAATTTATTCGCAGTTTATTGCCCAATGGCTTTCGACGGAAAAGGAGCGTACTGGATTGCCGAAAGCAAAACAATACAAAACCCCTATTTTGGAGACAAAATGCCAACATGTGGTGAAATAAAAGAAGAGTTATAA
- a CDS encoding DUF3347 domain-containing protein, giving the protein MKKTMIMLILALVSWGANAQHDHSNMGHSTESHSKMANKSMEQSNVEVERSKSASAIIDNYLALKDALVADNSKKAANSGKMLFEAFEEFDISAQPKSEQKELGEIIEVAREHAEHISENDGNIEHQREHFEMLSTDVKDLVIITGTDRDLYQIFCPMYNNNEGGSWLSASSEIKNPFFGSKMLKCGSVQQNITVK; this is encoded by the coding sequence ATGAAAAAAACAATGATTATGCTTATCCTGGCTTTAGTAAGTTGGGGGGCAAATGCACAACACGACCATTCTAATATGGGACACTCAACGGAAAGTCACTCAAAAATGGCAAACAAATCCATGGAGCAGTCAAACGTTGAGGTAGAACGTTCTAAATCGGCATCTGCCATTATCGACAATTACCTGGCATTAAAAGATGCATTGGTAGCCGATAACAGCAAAAAAGCAGCAAACTCGGGAAAAATGTTGTTCGAAGCTTTTGAAGAATTTGACATATCAGCCCAACCAAAATCAGAACAAAAGGAACTGGGCGAGATTATTGAAGTTGCCAGAGAACATGCAGAACATATTTCTGAAAACGACGGGAACATCGAGCATCAAAGGGAACATTTTGAAATGTTGAGTACAGATGTTAAAGACCTGGTAATTATTACGGGTACTGATAGAGATTTATACCAAATTTTTTGTCCCATGTATAACAACAACGAAGGTGGTTCGTGGCTAAGTGCGTCCAGTGAAATTAAAAATCCGTTTTTTGGTAGTAAAATGTTGAAATGCGGTAGCGTACAACAAAACATTACTGTGAAATGA
- a CDS encoding heme-binding domain-containing protein: MKWLKWIGIGVLAVLVGLQFIPTRTNQSTTVPPTDFVKTYNVPEDVKSILAVSCYNCHSNNTNYPWYSRVQPVGWYLENHINKGKEDLNFSEFGDYSARMQQSKLKSMISQIEDGEMPLASYTFIHREARLSENSKKRLVDYLKTLIE; the protein is encoded by the coding sequence ATGAAATGGTTGAAATGGATAGGTATTGGAGTATTGGCAGTTCTGGTGGGTTTGCAATTCATACCCACCAGAACCAATCAAAGCACAACCGTGCCGCCAACAGACTTTGTAAAAACCTACAATGTTCCGGAAGATGTAAAGAGTATCCTGGCTGTGTCTTGCTATAATTGCCACAGCAACAATACAAATTATCCCTGGTACAGCAGGGTGCAGCCGGTTGGGTGGTATTTGGAAAATCATATCAATAAGGGCAAAGAGGATTTAAATTTTAGTGAATTCGGGGATTATTCAGCCCGAATGCAACAAAGCAAATTAAAATCAATGATAAGCCAGATTGAAGATGGTGAAATGCCTTTGGCTTCTTACACATTCATCCATCGTGAAGCCCGCTTGTCCGAAAATAGTAAAAAAAGACTCGTTGATTATTTAAAAACATTAATCGAATGA
- a CDS encoding helix-turn-helix domain-containing protein has protein sequence MDINIKNMVCQRCVLVVSQIFERAGIEVKNIQLGKVKTTKEVAPYKLEQVDKNLKELGFEIINDSKGRLIESIKNITVDYVYHHSGESKMNFSEYLTDKLNLDYPYLSSLFSSVEGTTIEKYMISLKIERVKELLVYDEKTLSEIAFEMGYSSVAHLSGQFKKVTGFTTSYFKKLGEQNRKSINDV, from the coding sequence ATGGATATTAACATTAAAAATATGGTCTGCCAACGCTGCGTTCTGGTGGTTTCGCAAATTTTTGAACGTGCAGGAATAGAAGTTAAAAACATACAGTTGGGCAAAGTAAAAACCACTAAAGAGGTTGCGCCCTACAAACTCGAACAAGTGGACAAAAACCTGAAAGAGTTGGGGTTTGAAATTATCAACGATTCAAAGGGCAGGTTAATCGAATCAATAAAAAACATCACAGTTGATTATGTTTACCACCATTCCGGCGAAAGCAAAATGAATTTTTCGGAATACCTTACTGACAAACTCAACCTGGATTACCCCTATCTGAGTTCGCTTTTTTCGTCAGTTGAAGGCACCACCATCGAAAAATACATGATTAGCCTGAAAATAGAACGGGTAAAAGAATTGCTTGTTTACGATGAAAAAACATTGAGCGAGATTGCCTTTGAAATGGGATACAGCAGCGTGGCCCATCTTTCCGGGCAGTTTAAGAAAGTAACAGGGTTTACTACATCGTATTTCAAAAAGCTGGGGGAACAAAACCGCAAATCGATAAACGATGTATAA
- a CDS encoding helix-turn-helix domain-containing protein — protein MVCKTCILVVSQIFEEAGIKVEDVKIGYVVVEDKITPFKLDAVNKRLKKAGLEIIDVHKSQLINKIKTSIEEYAYTEGRQSKLKLSDFLKMKIDLNYAYISSLFSSDQGITIEKYLIKLKIERAQVMLLCDEKELAEIAWELGYSSVPHFSGQFKKTTGISPTRFKKTIKQCYNEK, from the coding sequence ATGGTCTGCAAAACATGTATCCTGGTGGTTTCTCAAATTTTTGAAGAAGCCGGGATTAAAGTGGAAGATGTAAAGATAGGCTATGTTGTTGTGGAGGACAAGATAACTCCATTTAAGCTGGATGCAGTAAATAAAAGGCTTAAAAAGGCAGGGTTGGAAATCATTGACGTTCATAAAAGCCAACTAATAAATAAAATAAAAACCAGTATTGAAGAATATGCATATACAGAAGGCAGGCAATCAAAACTAAAGTTGTCTGATTTTCTTAAAATGAAGATAGATTTAAATTATGCCTATATAAGTTCGCTTTTTTCATCAGACCAGGGTATTACTATTGAGAAATACCTTATTAAACTAAAAATTGAACGGGCCCAGGTAATGCTCCTTTGTGATGAAAAAGAATTAGCTGAAATAGCCTGGGAGTTGGGGTACAGCAGCGTCCCTCATTTTTCGGGCCAGTTTAAAAAAACTACGGGTATTTCACCAACTCGTTTCAAAAAAACAATAAAGCAATGTTACAACGAAAAATAA
- a CDS encoding heavy metal-binding domain-containing protein, whose product MKTRKDFTTERKNEGMGTTAQNTGKNTPESDVKYQCPMKCHGEEVYDEPGLCPDSKMEMIPVNGGYIFY is encoded by the coding sequence ATGAAAACACGAAAGGATTTTACAACAGAAAGAAAAAATGAAGGAATGGGGACAACGGCCCAAAATACCGGAAAAAATACTCCGGAATCAGATGTAAAATACCAGTGCCCCATGAAATGCCACGGAGAAGAGGTTTACGATGAACCAGGGCTCTGCCCGGATTCTAAAATGGAGATGATTCCTGTGAATGGGGGATATATTTTTTATTAG
- a CDS encoding heavy metal-binding domain-containing protein, giving the protein MKSLISFFRGKGTGNSSSSVWKKSQSQPQYFCPMKCEGDKTYDAPGNCPECNMKLVSANDIEESIVRFRCNV; this is encoded by the coding sequence ATGAAAAGTCTGATAAGTTTTTTTAGAGGGAAAGGAACCGGTAATAGTTCGTCTTCGGTATGGAAAAAAAGCCAATCGCAACCCCAGTATTTTTGCCCGATGAAATGCGAAGGGGATAAAACTTATGATGCCCCTGGAAATTGCCCGGAATGTAACATGAAACTGGTGTCGGCAAATGATATTGAAGAGTCAATTGTACGTTTTCGTTGTAATGTTTGA
- a CDS encoding heavy metal-binding domain-containing protein translates to MKTLRDFFTGTARNKERVETVAQNSGNRFVAGPQTRYQCPMKCEGEKTYNAPGNCPDCNMKLVPVENSKSSHDHHNHNHGCC, encoded by the coding sequence ATGAAAACACTAAGAGATTTTTTTACAGGAACAGCACGGAATAAAGAGCGTGTAGAAACAGTTGCCCAAAATTCCGGGAACAGGTTTGTTGCCGGGCCTCAAACCCGGTATCAATGCCCTATGAAATGCGAAGGCGAAAAAACCTACAATGCCCCCGGCAATTGCCCGGACTGCAACATGAAACTGGTGCCGGTGGAGAATAGTAAAAGTTCGCATGACCATCATAACCACAACCATGGGTGCTGCTAA
- a CDS encoding DUF2933 domain-containing protein, whose protein sequence is MEWLAENWLWIVFAIAFVAMHMFGHGGHGGHANHESREDNRDKKQEQKSSDGSVPHHH, encoded by the coding sequence ATGGAATGGTTGGCAGAAAATTGGCTTTGGATAGTATTTGCAATAGCATTTGTTGCTATGCACATGTTTGGCCACGGAGGACATGGCGGACACGCAAATCATGAAAGCCGCGAAGATAACAGGGACAAAAAACAGGAACAGAAAAGTTCAGACGGGTCGGTTCCTCATCATCATTAA
- a CDS encoding DUF5676 family membrane protein, translating to MLKIKIVTWSLGTFTAVSFIVCIIYGLVTPDSLHMHTFLESVLPAFKWLTWWGFLLGLLESFLYGVYAGLVYVPIYNFFYKRWNK from the coding sequence ATGCTAAAAATAAAAATTGTAACCTGGTCATTAGGAACTTTTACCGCCGTAAGTTTTATTGTTTGTATCATTTATGGGCTTGTAACACCCGATAGTCTTCATATGCATACATTCCTCGAATCTGTATTGCCGGCTTTTAAATGGCTAACCTGGTGGGGTTTCCTTCTGGGGTTGCTGGAAAGTTTTCTGTATGGTGTTTATGCCGGTTTGGTTTATGTACCCATCTATAATTTCTTTTATAAAAGGTGGAATAAATAA
- a CDS encoding methyltransferase family protein, with protein sequence MERGIEHSGAWAIALIVIVIASWFLYRYLTPKTWREWTGAGLIQAFIIALYAEMYGFPLTIYLLVRFFGLDRGYLNANLWSTLVGLGETGMMISMIAGYFLLFTGFGIFLQGWRELYRAHKENRLATGGLYSLVRHPQYTGLFIALFGEGIVHWPTLFSIALFPFIVLVYVRLARKEEKKVIEKFGEEYLEYRRHVPMFLPVKGKWKQFIENSG encoded by the coding sequence ATGGAAAGAGGAATTGAACACTCAGGGGCATGGGCGATTGCTTTGATTGTTATCGTTATTGCGTCCTGGTTTTTATACCGTTATCTTACCCCAAAAACGTGGCGGGAATGGACGGGTGCCGGGTTAATACAGGCGTTCATTATTGCTTTGTACGCTGAGATGTATGGTTTCCCGCTTACCATTTACCTGCTTGTTCGGTTTTTTGGATTAGACCGCGGTTACCTAAATGCAAATCTTTGGTCAACATTGGTGGGGCTTGGCGAAACGGGCATGATGATTTCAATGATTGCAGGCTATTTCCTGCTTTTTACAGGTTTTGGTATTTTTCTGCAAGGCTGGCGCGAACTCTACCGCGCACATAAAGAAAATCGGCTCGCTACGGGAGGATTGTACAGCCTGGTGCGGCACCCCCAATATACAGGTTTGTTTATTGCACTATTCGGAGAAGGCATTGTACACTGGCCAACATTATTTTCCATAGCACTGTTTCCTTTTATAGTACTGGTATATGTAAGGCTTGCCCGTAAGGAAGAGAAAAAGGTAATTGAAAAGTTTGGGGAAGAATACCTTGAATACCGAAGACATGTACCGATGTTTCTACCCGTAAAAGGGAAATGGAAACAGTTTATTGAAAACTCCGGTTGA